The following proteins are encoded in a genomic region of Nicotiana sylvestris chromosome 4, ASM39365v2, whole genome shotgun sequence:
- the LOC138889521 gene encoding uncharacterized protein, which yields MDAVISPQLQAVGESIQTSTETPPKSNTKQSYLTQLQGKHSAANSSKLKLCPVTFEHGEPTLEFTIEEVNAFTIEEGLHQAVILKFSYGKPNLQELRQLIPKQFDVKSYCNVGQLEYRHVLVRFDLFEDFVQVLSRSTGYVKSKGDEFFFRSFPWTIGFNPREETPKSVVWISFPDLPANFFAKKSLMSIASAVGKPLVVDKATQDRTRPGTARVKVLLDLLAKHPKRVRINIVDKNSGKLVEHYQEIVYDNLPKYCTCCNNQGHDVKSCRWRMEKTNEEVASVVKIEGLGSIEKLEGDAKEFLNAKRAEQLVDEAAKMKVVEQQLLLTDFENKLDQKMLMAKLM from the coding sequence ATGGATGCTGTCATCTCTCCCCAGCTTCAAGCTGTGGGAGAGTCCATCCAAACTAGTACAGAAACACCCCCAAAAAGCAATACAAAACAGTCATATTTAACGCAGCTACAAGGAAAACATTCTGCCGCAAATTCGTCAAAACTCAAGCTATGTCCAGTCACGTTTGAACATGGTGAACCTACTCTGGAATTCACCATTGAAGAGGTAAATGCATTCACCATCGAAGAAGGTTTACATCAAGCAGTCATCCTCAAGTTCTCGTATGGAAAACCTAATCTTCAGGAGTTGCGACAATTGATACCCAAACAATTTGATGTCAAAAGCTACTGTAATGTTGGACAATTAGAATATCGACATGTACTGGTAAGGTTTGATTTGTTTGAAGATTTTGTTCAAGTTTTATCAAGATCAACAGGTTATGTTAAATCGAAGGGCGATGAGTTTTTCTTTAGATCGTTCCCATGGACAATTGGATTTAATCCGCGAGAAGAAACTCCAAAGTCAGTTGTTTGGATTTCCTTTCCTGATTTACCTGCAAATTTCTTTGCCAAGAAGTCTCTAATGTCCATAGCTTCAGCAGTTGGCAAACCTTTAGTAGTGGACAAAGCGACACAAGATAGAACTCGACCAGGTACGGCCAGAGTTAAGGTGTTACTTGATTTACTGGCTAAACATCCTAAGCGAGTTAGGATAAATATTGTGGATAAAAATTCTGGGAAGTTAGTTGAACATTATCAAGAGATTGTGTATGATAATCTCCCAAAATATTGCACCTGTTGTAATAATCAAGGACATGACGTAAAATCGTGTCGTTGGAGGATGGAGAAAACTAACGAAGAAGTTGCGTCAGTGGTTAAAATTGAAGGGCTGGGCAGTATTGAGAAATTAGAAGGTGATGCTAAGGAGTTTCTCAATGCTAAAAGGGCAGAACAATTGGTCGATGAAGCAGCAAAGATGAAAGTAGTCGAGCAGCAGCTGCTGCTAACTGACTTTGAAAACAAGTTGGATCAAAAGATGTTAATGGCCAAGCTAATGTAA